Proteins encoded within one genomic window of Patescibacteria group bacterium:
- a CDS encoding MiaB/RimO family radical SAM methylthiotransferase, with protein sequence MIGKYLLKTYGCQMNVHDSEYIASVLENLGYEETTDLKEADILILNSCSVRQAAEDSIYGWGKRLKLLKTKPFVILAGCLAGSATGDRVRITPNYIKNKIPWVNAIVPPNYLSSLSSIIPKRSPGDHAWVNISSGCDNFCSYCVVPYARKQEISRPKEEIIEEIKNLVEMGYCEFTLLGQNVNSWGLSKKDKFKIRLGSNAKLPFANLLRTTCGIKGVKRVEFMSSNPFDFTDDLIDAMKNPLISRYLHIAMQSGDDEILSRMNRRHTAKEFLDLIQKIKKEVPNIRIGTDLIVGFPGETARQFLNTVALCKKVKFANAYVAMYSPRPGTVAAGFSNDVPLEEKRRRHKILLGVIKEYKGK encoded by the coding sequence ATGATAGGAAAGTATCTTTTAAAAACTTACGGCTGTCAAATGAATGTTCACGACAGTGAGTACATTGCAAGTGTTTTAGAGAATTTAGGTTACGAAGAAACAACTGATTTAAAAGAAGCAGATATATTAATTCTTAATTCCTGTTCGGTTAGACAGGCCGCAGAAGATAGCATATACGGCTGGGGAAAAAGATTAAAATTATTAAAAACAAAACCTTTTGTAATATTGGCTGGATGCCTTGCTGGTTCGGCGACGGGAGATCGGGTCAGAATCACCCCTAACTACATTAAAAATAAAATACCTTGGGTAAATGCGATTGTCCCTCCAAATTATTTATCATCTCTCTCATCAATTATTCCCAAAAGATCCCCTGGAGACCACGCCTGGGTTAATATATCTTCCGGTTGCGACAATTTTTGTTCTTACTGCGTGGTCCCTTATGCCAGAAAACAAGAGATATCAAGGCCGAAAGAAGAAATCATTGAAGAGATAAAAAATCTCGTGGAGATGGGTTACTGTGAATTTACCTTGTTGGGACAAAATGTAAATTCTTGGGGGCTTTCAAAAAAAGACAAATTTAAAATTAGGTTGGGATCGAATGCAAAATTGCCATTTGCCAATCTGTTAAGAACAACTTGCGGGATAAAAGGCGTTAAAAGGGTGGAATTTATGTCGTCTAACCCTTTTGATTTCACAGATGATTTAATTGACGCCATGAAGAATCCTCTCATCTCCAGATATTTGCATATCGCAATGCAATCTGGAGACGATGAGATTTTATCCAGAATGAATAGGAGACATACAGCAAAAGAATTTCTGGATCTTATACAAAAGATAAAAAAAGAAGTGCCTAACATTAGAATTGGCACAGATTTGATTGTGGGTTTTCCAGGAGAAACCGCAAGACAGTTCTTGAATACCGTAGCGCTTTGCAAAAAAGTAAAGTTTGCCAATGCCTATGTTGCTATGTATTCCCCAAGACCAGGAACTGTAGCGGCGGGGTTTTCTAATGATGTTCCTTTAGAAGAAAAACGCAGAAGACACAAAATACTTTTAGGGGTTATAAAGGAATATAAGGGAAAGTAA
- the miaA gene encoding tRNA (adenosine(37)-N6)-dimethylallyltransferase MiaA, which translates to MSNKLIVILGSTCTGKTSLAIKLCKELNGEIISADSRQVYKGMDIGTGKLPLRESAITYKKGEGFWTIDGIKIRCYDLVTPNQNFTVVDWAKVAKAEIESAIRRGKTPIVVGGTGFYIDVLTGRATVSGVSPNSNLRNSLQALSTDQLLEKLKALNPERIRTIDKNNPIRLMRAIEIACETKSKMNENLSYNCEPVFIGLTASRDVLYKRADSFVSNLLNLGILTEIENLVNSGYEKTRPMTSLIYSEFYNFFQRHDSLENTITKSNFDLHAYIRRQLTWFNRNPDVLWFNVCDKNLYEKVKLAIQSNYGT; encoded by the coding sequence ATGAGCAACAAATTAATAGTAATCTTGGGATCAACCTGCACTGGAAAAACATCTCTTGCCATTAAGCTTTGCAAGGAACTAAACGGCGAAATTATTTCCGCCGATTCTCGCCAAGTTTATAAGGGTATGGATATTGGAACGGGTAAATTACCGTTACGGGAATCTGCCATAACCTACAAAAAAGGCGAGGGGTTTTGGACAATAGATGGCATTAAAATTCGTTGCTACGATCTAGTTACACCTAATCAAAATTTTACGGTGGTTGATTGGGCAAAAGTTGCCAAAGCTGAAATAGAAAGCGCCATACGACGAGGCAAAACTCCAATTGTTGTTGGAGGAACAGGTTTTTATATAGATGTCCTAACTGGAAGGGCAACTGTTTCGGGGGTTTCTCCAAATAGCAACTTGCGCAACAGTTTACAAGCTTTATCTACAGATCAACTTTTAGAAAAGCTTAAAGCGCTCAATCCAGAGAGGATTCGAACTATTGATAAAAATAATCCTATTCGTCTCATGAGAGCAATCGAGATAGCCTGCGAAACAAAATCAAAAATGAACGAGAACTTGTCCTACAACTGTGAGCCTGTATTTATTGGACTTACCGCCTCCCGTGATGTTTTATATAAAAGAGCCGATTCCTTTGTAAGCAACTTACTAAATCTGGGAATTCTAACGGAGATAGAAAATCTAGTAAACAGCGGTTACGAAAAAACAAGACCAATGACAAGCTTAATTTACAGCGAGTTTTATAATTTTTTCCAAAGACACGATTCGCTGGAAAACACCATTACCAAAAGCAATTTTGACCTTCACGCCTATATTAGAAGACAGCTTACTTGGTTTAACCGCAATCCTGATGTTTTGTGGTTTAATGTTTGTGATAAAAACCTTTACGAAAAGGTAAAGCTTGCTATACAATCTAACTATGGAACATAA
- a CDS encoding AI-2E family transporter, whose product MEHKNIVISTRTILTFILFIALGWVCYSVFSVVLYLFTSVLIALGLEPMVEFLIKKKIRRGLAVLIVFSAFISFIFSIFYFALSPMVAQTQNLIFKFPAFLESLGKYQVFNGISTSFNNSLFSQLQLSSKSILNVTLGAFSGLISLFSILVFTIYLLLDFKNVREFILNVLPQKSQSKASKVIKKVETRLGAWIRGELILMTIVGLFTFIGLTIIGMEYTLSLSLIAGFLELIPTLGPLISAVPATIVGFAISPTMGLLVIAVYIIVQQVENNLFVPKVMQKAVGFNPLVTLIAVLVGGKLFGFMGMLFAVPVVLILQTLIESFSE is encoded by the coding sequence ATGGAACATAAAAACATCGTTATCTCCACCAGAACAATTTTGACTTTCATTCTATTTATTGCTTTGGGATGGGTTTGTTATAGCGTTTTTTCGGTAGTTCTGTACTTATTTACGAGTGTACTCATAGCATTGGGACTAGAACCGATGGTGGAATTTTTAATTAAGAAAAAGATCAGAAGGGGGCTAGCGGTTTTAATCGTGTTCTCTGCTTTTATATCTTTTATTTTTTCTATCTTTTACTTTGCGCTTTCTCCAATGGTGGCCCAAACTCAAAATCTAATTTTTAAATTTCCTGCTTTTCTTGAGTCTCTCGGTAAATATCAAGTTTTTAATGGGATATCCACTAGTTTTAACAATTCTTTGTTTTCTCAATTGCAACTTAGCTCTAAAAGCATTTTAAATGTAACTTTGGGGGCTTTTTCTGGCCTGATCTCTTTATTTTCTATCTTGGTCTTTACAATTTATTTGCTCTTGGATTTTAAAAATGTCAGGGAGTTTATTTTAAATGTGCTCCCCCAAAAATCGCAAAGCAAGGCCTCTAAAGTCATAAAAAAAGTCGAGACGCGACTTGGAGCATGGATTAGAGGTGAACTTATTTTAATGACTATTGTAGGACTGTTTACCTTTATTGGCTTAACAATAATCGGCATGGAGTACACATTATCGCTATCTCTAATTGCGGGGTTTTTAGAGCTAATACCCACCTTAGGTCCTCTAATCTCGGCGGTTCCCGCAACTATTGTTGGTTTTGCCATCAGTCCCACGATGGGTCTTTTAGTAATTGCTGTTTATATTATTGTGCAACAGGTAGAAAACAATCTATTTGTCCCTAAAGTTATGCAAAAAGCGGTGGGATTTAACCCATTAGTTACTCTTATCGCGGTGTTGGTTGGAGGAAAGCTCTTTGGCTTTATGGGAATGCTCTTTGCGGTTCCAGTAGTTTTGATTCTCCAAACTCTTATTGAATCCTTCTCGGAATAG
- a CDS encoding NUDIX domain-containing protein, translating to MSGRLKTYLQKLAGQVTSEDGIKTRFSKRAEEGALTRDENPITHFCVYFAAYDPKSQQVFIGHHKKSGLWLFNGGHIDKGEMPLEALEREVREEWGKNTQLNGNYEPSLLTITEIDNPAKQKCRLHYDIWYFIPLNKDSFAPEETLLEKEFHQTGWKTVSEARQLITDTNTLLALYEIEKLFL from the coding sequence ATGTCAGGAAGGCTTAAAACATATCTCCAAAAACTGGCTGGGCAAGTAACGAGTGAAGACGGCATAAAAACCAGGTTTTCCAAACGAGCAGAAGAAGGTGCACTCACAAGAGATGAAAACCCCATAACACATTTCTGTGTTTACTTTGCTGCATATGATCCCAAAAGCCAGCAAGTATTTATAGGACATCACAAAAAATCTGGACTATGGCTTTTTAATGGCGGTCATATCGATAAGGGCGAAATGCCCTTAGAGGCTTTGGAAAGAGAAGTTAGAGAAGAATGGGGAAAAAATACCCAACTTAATGGAAATTATGAACCGTCACTTCTAACTATAACTGAAATTGACAATCCAGCCAAACAGAAATGCAGGCTTCATTACGACATTTGGTATTTTATTCCTCTAAATAAAGATAGCTTTGCGCCAGAGGAAACTCTATTGGAGAAAGAGTTCCATCAAACAGGTTGGAAAACAGTTTCCGAAGCAAGGCAGTTGATTACAGATACCAATACGCTGTTAGCCTTATATGAAATTGAAAAGCTGTTTCTATGA